The Candidatus Binataceae bacterium genome contains the following window.
GCGAACGATCTGGCGATGCGCAACTATGCATTCGATCGCGGATGCGCTCTTTACGATTCGGTCGGCGCCGTGCAGACGATCAAGGTGCCGCCGTATCCCTCGACGCACAACCTCGGCACGTGCCGGATGAGCGAGTCGGCGCGCGACGGCGTGTGCAACAAGCACGGTCAATCGCACGATATCAAAAACCTGTTTATTTCCGACGGTAGTCAGTTCACGACCAGCGCGGCGGAGAATCCGACACTGACTATAGTTACATTGGCAATCCGCCAGGCGAATTATATTTCCGAGGAATGCGCGAAGCAGAATATCTGAGCGCAGATCCGATGTGAGGAATCGAATGAGTACGTTTGTGCGGCTGAAGCGTCATCCAGGGGGGATAATCGCAGCAGGTATCCTTGTTGCGGCGCTGTCGATTGCGAGCCTCGCCAGCGCTGGCTCGAAGGCATGCATCCCCGACGTGCCGCTGGTCGATTCCCATGGGCAGCCTTTCGATCCCGCATCGCTGAAGGGCAAGGCAACGCTGCTCGATTTCGTCCATACCTCGTGTCCGGGAGTATGCATGACGCTCACGGAGAAATTCTCCGACGTCGCCAGGAAGCTGGGCCCGCAGATGGGCTCCGACGTGATGCTGCTATCGGTGAGCAACGATCCCGAACACGACAATCCTGCGCAACTGCTCAAGCTCGCGCGCAAGCATGGCGCGGATCAGTCCGGATGGTACTTCGTCACGGGGAAGCCTGACGACGTCGCGAAAATGCTGCAAGCCTTCGGCCTCAACGGCAAAGAGCCTGATGGCGAGCCCGCACATATTCCGCAGGTGTTCCTGCTCGGCCCCGATGGATGCACGGTTCACGACTACAACGGGATCATCATGAAGCCGAAGCTGGTCGCCGATCAGATGCGGCAGGCGGCGTCCGTCAATCAGGCCAAGGTGCAGACTGGGTTGCATCAGCATCTCTAATGACCGGCGGCGGCATTTCTTAAGCTGAATCTCGACCCCGTCAAGGGTTCAACATTTCTTTCCGATGCGCTAAAGGAGAGAAAGTTCAACGATTGATCGGTCCGCAGGACGGCAGCATCGAACAGCAACGGTGAAGCTTCGACGGAGCTCGACTTATGGCAACAGCAATGCAGTATCGCAGCGGCACGGGCAGCACTCCGGCCGCGAGCGCGTACGGTCCAACCGATTGGCTGGGCGGATGGCGATGGTTGTTCATCGGCTGCGCGATCCTGCTCGCGATCAACGTGTTCCTCGAGATGTGGAACTACAAGTTCATGTACTCCGCCGGCCTCGATTCGAGCACCCGCGCCTTCACGATCCATTACCGGTCGCTGTTCTGGTGCGAGCTGATCAGCCTCGGCATCTTTTCGGGCCTCTGGTACGGATGGCTGGTCCGCACCGGGCGCGAAATCCTCGAGCGCGAGCAGGGCCGGGTCGAGCCGCGCGAAGAGTTCCGTCGCATGGCAGTGTTCTGGTCGCTGATCGGCGTCATCAGCCTGTCGCTCTACATCGAGGCGAGCTTCTGGCCGAACTGGGATGGCGCTTGGCATCAGACGATGGTGCGCGACACGGCGCTCACGCCGACGCATATCCCGATGTTCTACTTCTGGTTCCCGCTCTCGGCGATCCTCGTGCTCGGCACGTATCTCTACGGCCGCTATCGGCTGCCGCGCGTTTATTCGTTCGACAAGGGTTTTCCGTGGTCGTTCGCGCTGCTGCTCGGCGCGTCGATCTTCGAATGCTTCCAGGTCGCGATGAACGAATGGGGGCACAGCCTGTGGATCGCCGAGGAATTCTTCTCGGTGTCGTTCCATTGGCCGTTTGTCGGTTACGGATGGCTCGCGTCGGGGATTTTTGCCCTGTGGGGCGAGACCATTCTCGCGATGTTCCAGATTGAAAAGGAAATTGAGGCTGCTGAAGCACC
Protein-coding sequences here:
- a CDS encoding methane monooxygenase/ammonia monooxygenase subunit C, which produces MATAMQYRSGTGSTPAASAYGPTDWLGGWRWLFIGCAILLAINVFLEMWNYKFMYSAGLDSSTRAFTIHYRSLFWCELISLGIFSGLWYGWLVRTGREILEREQGRVEPREEFRRMAVFWSLIGVISLSLYIEASFWPNWDGAWHQTMVRDTALTPTHIPMFYFWFPLSAILVLGTYLYGRYRLPRVYSFDKGFPWSFALLLGASIFECFQVAMNEWGHSLWIAEEFFSVSFHWPFVGYGWLASGIFALWGETILAMFQIEKEIEAAEAPTAEATRPQPQLVAD
- a CDS encoding SCO family protein, which gives rise to MSTFVRLKRHPGGIIAAGILVAALSIASLASAGSKACIPDVPLVDSHGQPFDPASLKGKATLLDFVHTSCPGVCMTLTEKFSDVARKLGPQMGSDVMLLSVSNDPEHDNPAQLLKLARKHGADQSGWYFVTGKPDDVAKMLQAFGLNGKEPDGEPAHIPQVFLLGPDGCTVHDYNGIIMKPKLVADQMRQAASVNQAKVQTGLHQHL